A window of the Nibribacter ruber genome harbors these coding sequences:
- the atpH gene encoding ATP synthase F1 subunit delta, which produces MSDVRVASRYAKSLLELANERGQLEQVYADMLLFTKAVTETRDLHLVLQNPIVKHDKKLAILTSIFSGKVTELTLAFFKILTQKNRETILETVATEFVTQYNEIKGIQKATVTTAVPLTDELRATFQNMVRERSGKTVDLKEVVNPAVVGGYVLRIGDEQIDNTVRAKVQKLKNKFKENPYITKL; this is translated from the coding sequence ATGTCAGACGTTAGAGTTGCCTCCAGATACGCCAAGTCACTGTTGGAGCTAGCCAATGAAAGAGGCCAGCTTGAGCAGGTGTACGCAGACATGCTTTTATTTACAAAAGCCGTCACTGAAACCCGCGACTTGCACCTGGTGTTGCAAAACCCAATAGTAAAACACGATAAGAAACTTGCCATCCTTACCTCTATTTTCTCAGGTAAAGTAACCGAGTTGACCCTTGCCTTCTTCAAGATCTTAACCCAGAAAAACCGGGAGACTATCTTAGAGACTGTGGCCACAGAGTTTGTGACCCAGTACAATGAAATCAAAGGCATTCAAAAAGCTACGGTGACCACTGCCGTGCCATTGACTGATGAGCTGCGCGCCACTTTCCAGAACATGGTAAGAGAGCGCTCTGGCAAGACAGTAGATTTGAAAGAAGTGGTGAACCCTGCCGTAGTAGGTGGGTACGTATTGCGCATTGGTGACGAGCAGATTGATAACACAGTCCGCGCCAAGGTGCAGAAGTTGAAAAATAAGTTTAAAGAAAATCCATACATTACTAAACTATAA
- the atpE gene encoding ATP synthase F0 subunit C — protein sequence MLALLLQALSEGAGFAIMGAGIGAGLVALGAGLGIGRIGGSAMESIARQPEAGGKIQTAMIIASALIEGVALFGVVVCLLISFIK from the coding sequence ATGTTAGCATTATTGCTTCAAGCTTTGTCAGAAGGCGCAGGTTTCGCAATCATGGGTGCCGGTATCGGTGCTGGTTTAGTTGCTCTTGGCGCTGGTCTTGGTATCGGTAGAATCGGTGGTTCAGCCATGGAGTCTATTGCAAGACAACCAGAGGCCGGTGGTAAGATCCAGACTGCAATGATTATTGCTTCTGCTCTTATTGAAGGTGTTGCCCTTTTCGGGGTGGTTGTTTGCCTTCTGATCTCTTTCATCAAGTAA
- a CDS encoding AtpZ/AtpI family protein, giving the protein MEPENKPTEKSRQESQAAKPYLKYSGLAFQMIGIMVLAALGGRKLDAHFGNATPWWTLGLLLVAIAASMYLVIVSLTKKD; this is encoded by the coding sequence ATGGAGCCAGAAAATAAACCTACAGAGAAATCGCGTCAAGAGTCACAGGCGGCCAAGCCCTACCTTAAGTATTCTGGGCTGGCATTTCAGATGATTGGCATCATGGTGCTGGCAGCCTTGGGCGGACGCAAGTTAGATGCCCATTTTGGGAACGCTACTCCATGGTGGACGTTGGGTCTGCTTTTGGTGGCTATTGCCGCTTCTATGTATCTGGTCATCGTGTCACTGACTAAAAAAGATTAG
- a CDS encoding F0F1 ATP synthase subunit B: MNPLVTPNLGLLIWQAITFLIVLFLLSKFAWKPIMAALREREQSIDSALQMAEKAKLEMQSLKADNERLLNEARVERERILKEATETANSLVEGARAKANEEGQRMIENAREAIGHEKQAALTEVKNLAATLSINIAEKLLNRELQDEQAQRALVQSYLQDANLS; the protein is encoded by the coding sequence ATGAATCCATTAGTAACTCCAAATCTAGGGCTACTTATCTGGCAAGCAATCACCTTCCTGATTGTGTTGTTCTTGTTGTCTAAGTTTGCCTGGAAGCCGATCATGGCCGCCCTGCGCGAACGTGAGCAGTCTATTGACAGCGCCTTGCAGATGGCTGAAAAAGCCAAGCTAGAGATGCAGTCTTTGAAAGCTGACAACGAGCGTCTTTTGAATGAGGCCCGTGTTGAGCGTGAGCGCATCTTGAAAGAAGCTACTGAAACGGCTAACTCATTAGTTGAAGGAGCCCGTGCCAAGGCAAACGAAGAAGGACAGCGCATGATTGAAAACGCCCGTGAGGCCATTGGTCATGAGAAACAGGCGGCTTTGACCGAGGTGAAAAACCTGGCGGCTACCTTGTCTATCAACATTGCTGAGAAACTGTTGAACCGCGAGTTACAAGACGAGCAGGCGCAACGTGCTCTGGTGCAAAGCTACCTGCAGGACGCCAACTTAAGCTAA
- the atpB gene encoding F0F1 ATP synthase subunit A — MKKIFVFLLSILTFSAQAAESTEGGEFKPGDMIMHHIGDDYTWHFADGLVLPLPVIVNGENGWDVFSSSNFYNANHELQPYNGYVMEHGHIYYADANGHPRTELVNGEEKHVGPFDLSITKNVASMLLSVFLLFLVFMSIAGAYKKNRGRAPRGIQSFFEPIIIFVRDEIAKTNIGPKYERYMPYLLTVFFFIWFNNMLGLLPGGANLTGNITVTLILAVFTLLITVFSGNKSYWGHIFNTPGVPWWLKWGIPIMPLVEVIGIFTKPFSLMVRLFANITAGHIIILSLFSLIFIFQSVAIGPVSVAFATFMNFLELFVALLQAYIFTLLSAMYFGGAVEEHDGHDDMGHGDAPYTVDAHH, encoded by the coding sequence ATGAAGAAGATATTCGTTTTTCTGCTTTCTATTCTTACTTTTTCAGCCCAGGCGGCAGAATCTACTGAAGGTGGGGAATTCAAGCCCGGCGACATGATCATGCACCACATTGGTGATGACTACACATGGCACTTCGCTGACGGTCTGGTGCTTCCATTGCCGGTCATTGTAAACGGTGAAAACGGCTGGGATGTGTTCTCTTCGTCTAACTTCTACAATGCCAACCATGAGTTGCAGCCTTACAACGGCTACGTGATGGAGCATGGGCATATTTATTATGCAGACGCCAACGGTCACCCAAGAACAGAATTGGTAAACGGCGAAGAAAAGCATGTAGGCCCTTTTGATCTTTCCATTACCAAGAACGTGGCTTCTATGTTGCTGAGTGTGTTCTTGTTGTTCTTGGTATTCATGTCCATTGCCGGTGCTTACAAAAAGAACAGAGGCAGAGCGCCAAGAGGCATTCAGTCTTTCTTTGAGCCCATCATCATCTTTGTAAGAGATGAGATTGCCAAGACTAACATTGGTCCTAAATATGAGCGCTACATGCCATATTTGCTGACGGTGTTTTTCTTTATCTGGTTCAACAACATGTTGGGCTTGTTGCCGGGTGGTGCCAACTTGACGGGTAACATTACGGTTACGTTGATCCTAGCGGTGTTTACTTTGTTGATCACGGTGTTCAGCGGTAACAAATCATACTGGGGTCACATCTTCAACACTCCGGGCGTTCCGTGGTGGTTGAAGTGGGGTATTCCCATCATGCCATTGGTAGAGGTGATTGGTATCTTTACCAAACCTTTCTCTTTGATGGTTCGACTTTTTGCCAACATCACGGCTGGTCACATCATCATCCTCTCTTTGTTTAGCTTGATCTTTATCTTCCAATCAGTGGCCATTGGCCCGGTGAGTGTAGCTTTTGCTACCTTCATGAACTTTTTGGAGTTGTTTGTGGCTTTACTGCAAGCGTACATTTTCACGTTGCTGTCTGCCATGTACTTTGGCGGTGCGGTAGAAGAGCATGACGGTCATGATGACATGGGCCACGGCGATGCTCCTTATACAGTAGACGCACATCATTAA